A single Capricornis sumatraensis isolate serow.1 chromosome 20, serow.2, whole genome shotgun sequence DNA region contains:
- the NAT14 gene encoding probable N-acetyltransferase 14: MAPSHLSVREMREDEKPLVLEMLKAGVKDTENRVALHALTRPPALLLLAAASSGLRFVLASFALALLLPVFLAVAAMKLGLRARWGSLPPPGGLGGPWVAVRGSGDVCGVLALAPGTGAGDGARVTRLSVSRWHRRRGVGRRLLAFAESRARAWAGGMGEPRARLVVPVAVAAWGVAGMLEGCGYQAEGSWGCMGYTLVREFSKEL; the protein is encoded by the exons atGGCCCCCAGCCACCTGTCGGTGCGGGAGATGAGGGAAGATGAAAAACCCTTAGTGCTGGAAATGCTGAAG GCTGGCGTGAAGGACACAGAGAACCGCGTGGCCCTTCATGCACTGACGCGGCCGCCGGccctgctcctcctggctgcagCCAGCAGCGGCCTTCGCTTCGTCCTGGCCTCCTTCGCCCTGGCCCTCCTCCTGCCCGTGTTCCTGGCTGTGGCGGCCATGAAGCTGGGCCTGCGGGCCCGCTGGGGCTCGCTGCCCCCGCCCGGCGGCCTCGGGGGGCCGTGGGTGGCAGTCCGGGGCTCGGGGGACGTGTGTGGGGTCCTGGCCCTGGCCCCAGGCACCGGTGCTGGGGATGGGGCCCGGGTCACCCGCCTCTCGGTATCCCGTTGGCACCGCCGCCGAGGCGTAGGCAGGCGCCTGCTGGCCTTTGCCGAGTCCCGGGCGCGAGCCTGGGCTGGCGGCATGGGGGAACCCCGGGCACGCCTGGTGGTCCCGGTGGCCGTGGCAGCCTGGGGCGTGGCCGGGATGCTGGAGGGCTGTGGCTACCAGGCCGAGGGGAGCTGGGGCTGCATGGGCTACACGCTGGTGCGCGAGTTCAGCAAGGAACTGTGA
- the ZNF628 gene encoding zinc finger protein 628 codes for MVGSHADMAPASTAEGASEKPGPAAPAPPAQYECGECGKSFRWSSRLLHHQRTHTGERPYKCPDCPKAFKGSSALLYHQRGHTGERPYQCPDCPKAFKRSSLLQIHRSVHTGLRAFTCGQCGLAFKWSSHYQYHLRQHTGERPYPCPDCPKAFKNSSSLRRHRHVHTGERPYTCGVCGKSFTQSTNLRQHQRVHTGERPFRCPLCPKTFTHSSNLLLHQRTHGGAAAAPVPGAGPGPPPREPAAGGKVLVSDAYLQRPLPPPSPPAPPPPAPPPVVPELFLAAAETTVELVYRCDGCELGFGSEELLLEHQPCPGPAAPPPPAAAPSEAPKADPLPPPRSPLPQPAPATAAAPGFACLPCGKSFRTVAGLSRHQHSHGAAGGQAFRCGSCDGAFPQLASLLAHQQSHVEEAAAGRPPPQAEAAEVTCPQEPLGPAPGPPAPAPAPASAERPYKCAECGKAFKGSSGLRYHLRDHTGERPYQCGECGKAFKRSSLLAIHQRVHTGLRAFTCGQCGLTFKWSSHYQYHLRLHSGERPYACGECGKAFRNTSCLRRHRHVHTGERPHACGVCGKSFAQTSNLRQHQRVHTGERPFRCPLCPKTFTHSSNLLLHQRTHSAERPFTCPVCGRSFVMAAYLQRHLRTHAPAAPAAGPQPPAPLAAAPAPSATQDVHVLPHLQATLSLEVAGGTAPAAAPGPAAPNSQTFLLVQTAQGLQLIPSSVQPPTPPPPPAPPKLILLPSSGPAGGGSCPRQGPRAAGKAGPGAGVVWLPGPGGLGVQRGSNAAGNVGGQSLIVLQNVAGGETGPQEVSGVQLQPLRPAPELTTVQLQPAQEVTTVQLQPVTGPLSSSSGGAVTTEAPNLLVVQSGAAEELLADPGPVEPGEGEAAPGVVPDVLFETLQTEEGLQSVLVLSGADGEQTQLCVQEVETLPSGLAEPPASGPPGQKLLIIRSAPAAELLENSSAGGGAAALQLLAPPPPGPASAPAGVPVAPGPQMVQVVPAGAAPGGVAPQGLPSIQIVQTLPAVQLVHTF; via the coding sequence ATGGTCGGCTCCCACGCGGACATGGCGCCGGCCTCGACCGCCGAGGGGGCCAGCGAGAAGCCCGGGCCCGCGGCCCCTGCCCCACCGGCGCAGTATGAGTGTGGGGAGTGCGGCAAGTCCTTCCGCTGGTCGTCCCGCCTGCTGCACCACCAGCGCACACACACGGGCGAGCGGCCCTATAAGTGCCCCGACTGCCCCAAGGCCTTCAAGGGCTCGTCGGCGCTGCTCTACCACCAGCGGGGCCACACGGGCGAGCGGCCATACCAGTGCCCCGACTGCCCCAAGGCCTTCAAGCGCTCGTCGCTGCTGCAGATCCACCGCAGCGTGCACACGGGCCTGCGCGCCTTCACGTGCGGCCAGTGCGGCCTGGCCTTCAAGTGGTCCTCGCACTACCAGTACCACCTGCGGCAGCACACGGGCGAGCGGCCCTACCCCTGCCCGGACTGCCCCAAGGCCTTCAAGAACTCGTCCAGCCTGCGGCGCCACCGGCACGTGCACACGGGCGAGCGGCCCTACACCTGCGGCGTGTGCGGCAAAAGCTTCACACAGAGCACCAACCTGCGGCAGCACCAGCGCGTGCACACGGGCGAGCGGCCCTTCCGCTGCCCGCTCTGCCCCAAGACCTTCACACACTCCTCTAACCTGCTGCTGCACCAGCGCACGCACGgcggcgccgccgccgcccctgTCCCGGGCGCCGGCCCCGGGCCTCCGCCGCGCGAGCCTGCCGCGGGTGGCAAGGTCCTGGTCTCCGACGCCTACCTGCAGCGGCCCTTGCCACCGCCCAGCCCACCCGCGCCGCCGCCACCCGCGCCCCCGCCCGTGGTGCCCGAGCTCTTCCTGGCCGCGGCCGAGACCACGGTGGAGCTGGTGTACCGCTGCGATGGCTGCGAGCTTGGCTTTGGCAGCGAGGAGCTGCTCCTGGAGCACCAGCCGTGCCCAGGGCCCGCGGCGCCGCCCCCGCCGGCCGCCGCGCCCTCCGAGGCGCCCAAGGCCGACCCACTGCCGCCGCCGCGGTCCCCGCTGCCCCAGCCTGCTCCCGCCACCGCCGCTGCCCCTGGCTTCGCCTGCCTCCCCTGCGGGAAGTCCTTCCGGACGGTGGCCGGCCTCTCCCGCCACCAGCACAGCCACGGGGCGGCGGGTGGGCAGGCGTTCCGCTGCGGCAGCTGTGACGGCGCCTTCCCGCAGCTGGCCAGCCTGCTGGCACATCAGCAGAGCCACGTGGAGGAGGCCGCGGCCGGGCGCCCGCCCCCCCAGGCCGAGGCCGCTGAGGTCACCTGCCCGCAGGAACCACTGGGGCCCGCGCCCGGCCCTCCCGCCCCTGCCCCCGCTCCGGCCTCGGCGGAGCGACCCTACAAGTGTGCCGAGTGCGGCAAGGCCTTCAAGGGCTCCTCGGGGCTGCGCTACCACCTGCGGGACCACACGGGCGAGCGGCCCTACCAGTGCGGCGAGTGCGGCAAGGCCTTCAAGCGTTCGTCGCTGCTCGCCATCCACCAGCGCGTGCACACGGGCCTGCGCGCCTTCACGTGCGGCCAGTGCGGCCTCACCTTCAAGTGGTCCTCGCACTACCAGTACCACCTGCGGCTGCACTCGGGTGAGCGGCCCTACGCCTGCGGCGAGTGCGGTAAGGCCTTCCGCAACACGTCATGCCTGCGCCGCCACCGGCACGTGCACACGGGCGAGCGGCCCCACGCCTGCGGCGTGTGCGGCAAAAGCTTCGCGCAGACCTCCAACCTGCGGCAGCACCAGCGCGTGCACACGGGCGAGAGGCCCTTCCGCTGCCCGCTCTGCCCCAAGACCTTCACGCACTCCTCCAACCTGCTGCTGCACCAGCGCACGCACTCGGCCGAGCGGCCCTTCACCTGCCCGGTCTGCGGCCGCAGCTTCGTCATGGCTGCCTACCTGCAGCGGCACCTGAGGACGCATGCCCCCGCGGCCCCCGCGGCCGgcccccagcccccggccccGCTGGCCGCCGCCCCTGCCCCATCGGCCACCCAGGATGTGCAcgtcctcccccacctccaggccACGCTCTCCCTAGAGGTGGCTGGGGGGACGGCCCCGGCCgcggcccccggccccgccgctCCCAACTCGCAGACTTTTCTCCTGGTGCAGACGGCTCAGGGCCTGCAGCTGATTCCCAGCAGCGTCCAGCCGCccacgcccccgcccccgcctgcaCCCCCCAAGCTCATCCTGCTGCCCTCCTCCGGCCCCGCTGGGGGAGGCAGCTGCCCCCGGCAAGGCCCGCGGGCCGCGGGGAAAGCTGGGCCGGGGGCTGGAGTAGTCTGGCTGCCAGGCCCTGGGGGGTTAGGCGTGCAGAGAGGAAGCAACGCTGCGGGGAACGTGGGAGGGCAGAGCCTCATAGTTCTGCAGAACGTGGCGGGTGGGGAAACAGGCCCGCAGGAAGTGAGTGGGGTTCAGCTCCAGCCCCTTCGTCCAGCCCCGGAACTGACCACCGTCCAACTCCAGCCGGCCCAGGAGGTGACCACGGTCCAGCTCCAGCCTGTGACGGGTCCGCTGTCCAGTTCCAGCGGGGGAGCCGTGACCACCGAGGCGCCTAATCTGCTAGTGGTTCAGAGCGGGGCAGCTGAGGAGTTGCTGGCGGACCCCGGCCCAGTGGAGCCTGGCGAGGGCGAGGCCGCCCCGGGGGTAGTCCCGGATGTGCTCTTTGAGACGCTGCAGACAGAGGAGGGACTGCAGAGCGTGCTGGTGCTGAGCGGGGCCGACGGGGAGCAGACCCAGCTGTGTGTGCAGGAGGTAGAGACCTTACCGTCGGGTCTGGCCGAGCCGCCCGCCTCCGGCCCGCCCGGACAGAAGCTGCTCATTATCCGCAGCGCCCCGGCCGCAGAGCTGCTGGAGAACAGCAGCGCTGGGGGAGGCGCCGCTGCGCTGCAGCTACTGGCGCCCCCCCCACCTGGCCCAGCCTCTGCTCCTGCGGGCGTCCCTGTGGCCCCGGGCCCCCAGATGGTACAAGTGGTCCCCGCAGGAGCGGCACCTGGGGGCGTGGCCCCACAGGGCCTGCCTTCCATCCAGATTGTCCAGACTCTGCCCGCGGTCCAGCTGGTGCACACGTTTTGA